A section of the Pseudomonas flavescens genome encodes:
- the tatB gene encoding Sec-independent protein translocase protein TatB translates to MFGISFSELLLVGLIALLVLGPERLPGAARTAGLWIGRIKRSFNAIKSEVEREIGADEIRRQLHNEHILELEREMQAVKNDILPPAPQAAVPPPAQQSAPVAESAPVAPVAPVAPAEPAPASVTPPAPAPVASQDKTPQP, encoded by the coding sequence ATGTTCGGTATCAGTTTCAGCGAGCTGCTGCTGGTCGGGCTGATTGCCCTGCTGGTGCTCGGCCCCGAACGCCTGCCCGGCGCTGCGCGCACCGCAGGCTTGTGGATCGGCCGCATAAAACGCAGCTTCAATGCGATCAAGTCGGAGGTCGAGCGCGAAATCGGCGCTGACGAAATCCGTCGCCAGTTGCATAACGAACATATCCTCGAGCTCGAGCGGGAAATGCAGGCGGTCAAGAACGATATCCTGCCGCCAGCCCCCCAAGCGGCAGTGCCACCGCCCGCGCAGCAATCGGCGCCCGTCGCCGAGTCAGCTCCGGTAGCTCCGGTAGCTCCGGTAGCTCCGGCTGAGCCTGCTCCAGCTTCTGTCACACCGCCAGCCCCGGCGCCCGTCGCCAGCCAGGACAAGACGCCGCAACCATGA
- the tatC gene encoding twin-arginine translocase subunit TatC: MSRLSDNDQEMPLVSHLAELRTRLLRCVAAIFLIFAGLFYFAQKIYTLVSAPLRQYLPEGATMIATDVASPFLTPFKLTMIVAVFLAMPVILHQVWGFIAPGLYKHEKRIAIPLLVSSIILFYSGMAFAYFLVFPIIFHFFASVTPEGVSMMTDIASYLDFVMTLFFAFGVAFEIPVAVVLLIWIGVVDVEYLRKIRPYVIIGCFVVGMILTPPDIFSQTLLAVPMWLLFELGIIAGSLIRTRRGEPDEDEEAPADQPPSTQA; encoded by the coding sequence ATGAGTCGACTCTCCGACAACGACCAGGAAATGCCGCTGGTTTCCCATCTCGCCGAGTTGCGTACGCGCCTGCTGCGCTGCGTCGCGGCGATCTTCCTGATCTTCGCAGGCCTGTTCTACTTCGCACAGAAGATCTACACCCTGGTTTCCGCCCCGCTGCGCCAGTACCTGCCGGAAGGCGCGACGATGATCGCCACCGATGTGGCCTCGCCGTTCCTCACCCCGTTCAAACTGACCATGATCGTCGCGGTGTTCCTGGCCATGCCGGTGATCCTGCATCAGGTCTGGGGCTTCATCGCGCCGGGCCTGTACAAGCACGAGAAGCGCATCGCCATCCCGCTGCTGGTCTCCAGCATCATTCTGTTCTACAGCGGCATGGCCTTCGCCTACTTCCTGGTCTTTCCGATCATCTTCCACTTCTTCGCCAGCGTGACGCCCGAAGGTGTGTCGATGATGACCGACATCGCCAGCTACCTCGACTTCGTGATGACGCTGTTCTTCGCCTTTGGCGTGGCCTTCGAGATACCCGTGGCCGTGGTGCTGCTGATCTGGATCGGCGTGGTCGATGTCGAGTACCTGCGCAAGATTCGTCCCTACGTGATCATCGGCTGCTTCGTGGTCGGCATGATCCTGACGCCACCGGACATCTTCTCGCAGACCCTGCTGGCCGTGCCGATGTGGCTGCTGTTCGAGCTGGGCATCATTGCCGGCAGCCTGATTCGTACGCGTCGCGGCGAGCCCGACGAGGACGAGGAAGCCCCGGCCGATCAGCCGCCCAGCACGCAAGCATGA